One Amycolatopsis sp. NBC_00355 genomic window carries:
- a CDS encoding sigma-70 family RNA polymerase sigma factor, whose protein sequence is MTDGRCPSCGNPLPGRASGRGRTSKYCSPACRQKAYRERQQPNGGAAVPDLIADIELRVRRLAPQLPEDFYTDVTDLASTVGKLRRIAQLARDAAAGENVTAAVVTENRPAGAAQSVTAAPVTEEESVTDEGVTEGAGEDELVTAAVRAGDEWDFAGLVEPFRHELQVHCYRMVGSYDDAEDMVQETFLRAWNRKDVFEGRSTFRAWLYRIATNACLDFLRRNERRPQRYEPVPGMDNGAAEAPARVTWLQPYPDALLEDVASTELQPEGAAVSRETMELVFLAAIQHLPPRQRAVLILRDVLGWPAADTAEQLDMSVASVNSALQRARPALRRHLPERRSEWTATARPTSEEREILQRYMDAADQADAAVVAELLSQDVVLTMPPNPFWFVGRDAMMAFIKPSIDPGSPHFQGTWKHLPTFANRMPAAAGYLRRPGTTVYRAQVLDVLRIEGGRIVEITSFEPHLFPAFGLPLTL, encoded by the coding sequence GTGACCGATGGCCGGTGCCCCAGCTGTGGCAACCCCCTGCCCGGGCGCGCGAGCGGGCGCGGCCGGACGTCGAAGTACTGCTCGCCCGCCTGCCGGCAGAAGGCCTACCGCGAGCGGCAGCAGCCGAACGGCGGCGCCGCCGTGCCGGACCTGATCGCGGACATCGAGCTCCGGGTGCGCCGGCTGGCCCCGCAGCTGCCCGAGGACTTCTACACCGACGTCACCGACCTCGCCTCGACGGTCGGCAAGCTCCGCCGGATCGCCCAGCTGGCCCGGGACGCCGCCGCCGGCGAAAACGTCACGGCCGCGGTCGTGACGGAAAACCGGCCGGCCGGTGCCGCCCAAAGCGTCACGGCGGCCCCCGTGACGGAAGAAGAAAGCGTCACGGACGAGGGCGTTACGGAAGGCGCGGGCGAGGACGAGCTGGTCACCGCGGCCGTCCGGGCCGGGGACGAATGGGACTTCGCGGGCCTGGTCGAGCCGTTCCGGCACGAGCTGCAGGTGCACTGCTACCGGATGGTCGGCTCGTACGACGACGCCGAGGACATGGTGCAGGAGACCTTCCTGCGGGCCTGGAACCGGAAGGACGTCTTCGAGGGCCGCTCGACCTTCCGGGCCTGGCTCTACCGCATCGCGACCAACGCCTGCCTCGACTTCCTGCGCCGCAACGAGCGCCGTCCGCAGCGGTACGAGCCGGTGCCGGGGATGGACAACGGGGCCGCCGAGGCCCCCGCCCGGGTGACCTGGCTGCAGCCCTACCCGGACGCGCTGCTGGAGGACGTCGCCTCCACCGAGCTGCAGCCCGAGGGTGCCGCGGTGTCCCGGGAGACGATGGAGCTGGTCTTCCTGGCCGCCATCCAGCACCTCCCGCCCCGGCAGCGGGCCGTGCTGATCCTGCGTGACGTCCTGGGCTGGCCGGCCGCCGACACCGCCGAGCAGCTGGACATGAGCGTCGCCTCGGTCAACAGCGCCCTGCAGCGGGCCCGGCCCGCCCTGCGCCGGCACCTGCCCGAGCGGCGCAGCGAGTGGACCGCGACGGCCCGCCCGACCAGCGAAGAGCGCGAGATCCTGCAGCGTTACATGGACGCGGCCGACCAGGCCGACGCCGCCGTGGTCGCCGAGCTGCTCAGCCAGGACGTCGTGCTGACCATGCCGCCGAACCCGTTCTGGTTCGTCGGCCGCGACGCGATGATGGCGTTCATCAAACCCTCGATCGACCCGGGGTCGCCGCACTTCCAGGGCACGTGGAAGCACCTGCCGACCTTCGCGAACCGGATGCCCGCGGCGGCCGGGTACCTGCGCCGTCCGGGCACCACCGTCTACCGGGCGCAGGTCCTGGACGTGCTGCGCATCGAAGGCGGCCGGATCGTCGAGATCACCTCCTTCGAACCGCACCTCTTCCCGGCCTTCGGGCTCCCGCTGACCCTCTGA